The Solibacillus daqui genome has a segment encoding these proteins:
- a CDS encoding deoxynucleoside kinase, producing the protein MNLREKYNIPANAVITIAGTVGVGKSTMTKALADALKFRTSYEKVDTNPYLDKFYDDFEKWSFHLQVYFLAERFKEQKRIFEYGGGFIQDRSIYEDTGIFAKMHFDKGTMTPTDYETYTNLFDAMVMTPYFPHPDLLVYLEGPIDDVIGRIQERGREMEQQTPHTYWEEMHGRYETWINNFNACPVLRIDINDYDLLKNPDQVEDVVARIGHMLEQTTHLRK; encoded by the coding sequence ATGAATTTACGAGAGAAATATAATATTCCTGCCAACGCGGTGATTACGATTGCAGGAACAGTTGGTGTTGGGAAGTCCACAATGACTAAGGCACTAGCAGACGCATTAAAATTCCGCACGTCTTATGAAAAGGTTGATACAAATCCTTATTTAGATAAATTTTACGATGACTTTGAAAAATGGAGCTTCCATTTACAAGTGTACTTTTTAGCAGAGCGCTTTAAAGAACAAAAACGTATTTTTGAATATGGCGGTGGTTTTATTCAAGATCGTTCCATTTATGAAGATACAGGGATTTTTGCCAAAATGCATTTCGATAAAGGTACAATGACCCCAACAGATTACGAAACGTATACGAATCTATTCGATGCGATGGTGATGACACCATACTTCCCACATCCTGATTTACTTGTGTACTTAGAAGGTCCAATTGATGATGTCATTGGCCGAATTCAAGAGCGTGGACGTGAGATGGAGCAGCAAACACCACATACATACTGGGAGGAAATGCACGGTCGTTATGAAACATGGATTAACAATTTTAATGCATGTCCCGTATTACGAATCGATATTAACGACTATGACCTATTGAAAAACCCAGATCAAGTGGAGGATGTTGTAGCACGCATTGGTCATATGCTAGAGCAAACAACTCACTTACGTAAATGA